One Synechocystis sp. LKSZ1 genomic window, CACCGTGACTACGCTTCCCGTGAGACCCTCGACCAGGCCATTGTGGCCACCTTCCAGGACTACGATGTGGATTGGGTGATCATGGCCGGCTGGATGCGTATTGTTACCCCTGTCTTGCTCCAGGCCTATCCCCAGCGGGTGCTGAATATCCATCCCAGTTTATTGCCCAGTTTTCGCGGTGTGAGAGCCATTGAACAGGCCCTGGCCGCTGGCGTTAAAGTGACAGGCTGTACCGTTCACTACGCGGCCCTGGAAGTGGATAGCGGCCCCATTATTGCCCAAGCGGTGGTTCCCATTTTGCCCGATGATACCCCGGCCAGTCTCCATGCCCGTGTCCAGGCCCAGGAACATCACCTTTTCCCTTTGGCCATTGCCCTCGCGGGCCAATCCCCGTTGTAGCCCCAGGGAATAGTGGTAAACTCGGAAGGCATAGTGTATGATGACAACTCTTTTTGCACGTCACGATTGGCCCCGATGTCTAAATATAATCCCTCCGTCCGCCAGGAACCCCGCTACGAACCCGCCGCCGTTTTACCCATTACCCGCGATACTTCCCTGCTCGACTGGCTCCAGGCCACCAACCGCCTCATTCCCCGGGAGCCCCTAGAAGAATCCTCCCTCGACTTGCTAGAGGAAGAAGTGGACATTACCGAACTCATGGATGGCGATGACCATCTCTACGATGATGATGGCGATGATGATCTCGATCTCAGTGACGATGATTAATAACACTCCGTTGTAAGGTTGCGTGGAGAAATTATGGTGGAGGTTAAGTCCCCAGCGGAAAGCCTGCTGAAAAAGCCAACTGGTACCAGCTTATTAATTTTACTAACGGCCCTTTTGGCCGGACTGGCCTGGGGCCTCCCCACCCTGA contains:
- the purN gene encoding phosphoribosylglycinamide formyltransferase: MISPSPVIPSLVSPALTLADIPQPHSLKLGVLASGSGSNFGAIATAIEAQALNADIHCLIYNNPQAKVKERAQERGVAAHLLNHRDYASRETLDQAIVATFQDYDVDWVIMAGWMRIVTPVLLQAYPQRVLNIHPSLLPSFRGVRAIEQALAAGVKVTGCTVHYAALEVDSGPIIAQAVVPILPDDTPASLHARVQAQEHHLFPLAIALAGQSPL
- a CDS encoding DUF3134 domain-containing protein: MSKYNPSVRQEPRYEPAAVLPITRDTSLLDWLQATNRLIPREPLEESSLDLLEEEVDITELMDGDDHLYDDDGDDDLDLSDDD